In one window of Hyla sarda isolate aHylSar1 chromosome 1, aHylSar1.hap1, whole genome shotgun sequence DNA:
- the LOC130273146 gene encoding thioredoxin-like — MVHYVESLPEFKAIIESGGDKLIVVDFTATWCGPCQFIAPFYESLATSFPGILLYKVDVDEASEIAGECAVRAMPTFHFYKGGQKVDELCGADKDKLEALVKKWTA; from the exons ATGGTACACTACGTAGAGAGCCTG CCTGAATTTAAGGCCATTATTGAAAGCGGTGGTGATAAACTCATAGTTGTCGATTTTACTGCAACATGGTGTGGACCGTGCCAATTTATAGCTCCTTTCTATGAG tctcTTGCTACTAGCTTCCCTGGAATTCTCTTATACAAGGTTGATGTGGATGAAGCATCG GAAATAGCTGGTGAATGTGCTGTAAGAGCCATGCCaacatttcatttttacaaaggtggACAGAAG GTTGATGAACTTTGTGGTGCTGATAAGGATAAACTTGAGGCTCTTGTCAAAAAGTGGACAGCATGA